One Myripristis murdjan chromosome 18, fMyrMur1.1, whole genome shotgun sequence DNA window includes the following coding sequences:
- the tesk1b gene encoding dual specificity testis-specific protein kinase 2 isoform X3 — translation MEMEMEMERVEPEQEGAEPPIHSIHGPNRIRPSSYRALRSAVSSLARIDDFICEKIGAGFFSEVFKVQHRVSGQVMALKMNTMASNRANMLREVQLMNRLSHPNILRFIGVCVHEGQLHALTEYINGGNLEQLLDSDVYLSWNVRISLALDIARGLQYLHSKGIFHRDLTSKNCLVRWESGVCTAVVGDFGLAEKIPEYSESEDQEPLAVVGSPYWMAPEVLRGEVYNEKVDVFAYGIILCEIIARIQADPDILPRTEDFGLDVENFQHMVGDCPPDFLELAVTCCNMNATRRPSFSQIVVELERRESERAQKDQPVVKHVTPEIGPLRRGSLCLLTDLRLCRSKSDMLHPPATPPSTTLAPPTRINPFSQREDLKGGKIKLFDTPSKSVISLTFTLPPPQDPYSSPSSSEAEGNEPPRRHRRCQSLPCTPPPHLTSAPNTVLTEDKESPSQMDTVNGASEEERLMSGEEEEEEAGERKSATNPTGDSGLPLSFEPVTLELLDQKKDNEEEEEEEEEELMDCTSSPDTQDSASSSYSKLSPPPSQSSTPFQPSTPPFTNGWGSAISNGPPCLPPLSHLENNNVVISRPLGWGSNSTTNGYHSPNDDDPAGPSPFGSDSGHSLDQEEVISCPGCCLAGLRFPSLCLRAPPRRNPYKNLNGDHAASHGLLCPGPKGLPPSPTPTTTTTSLEPGLTLPGAQT, via the exons atggagatggagatggagatggagagggtcGAGCCGGAGCAGGAGGGAGCAGAGCCGCCCATCCACAGCATCCACGGACCCAACCGGATCAGACCGTCCTCCTACCGGGCTCTGCGCAGCGCCGTGTCCAGCCTGGCCCGCATAGATGACTTCATCTGCGAGAAGATTGGTGCAGGGTTCTTCTCAGAGGTGTTCAAG GTGCAGCACCGAGTGTCCGGCCAGGTGATGGCACTGAAGATGAACACCATGGCGAGTAACAGAGCCAACATGCTCAGGGAGGTCCAGCTCATGAACCGACTCTCGCACCCCAACATACtcag gtTTATAggagtgtgtgtccatgagggaCAGCTCCACGCTCTCACAGAG TATATCAATGGTGGCAACCTGGAGCAGCTGTTGGACAGCGATGTGTATTTGTCGTGGAACGTCAGGATCAGCCTGGCCCTGGACATCGCCCGGGGACTGCAGTACCTCCACAGCAAGGGCATCTTCCACCGGGACCTCACCTCCAAG AACTGCCTGGTGCGCTGGGAGAGCGGTGTGTGCACGGCCGTGGTGGGGGACTTTGGCCTGGCGGAGAAAATCCCAGAGTACAG CGAGTCAGAGGACCAGGAGCCCCTGGCTGTCGTCGGCTCCCCCTACTGGATGGCTCCAGAAGTGCTGAGAGGAGAAGTTTATAATGAGAAG GTGGATGTGTTTGCATACGGCATCATCCTGTGTGAGATTATTGCGAGGATACAGGCCGACCCCGACATCCTGCCACGCACCGAG gACTTTGGTCTGGATGTGGAGAACTTCCAGCACATGGTGGGAGACTGTCCTCCTGACTTCCTGGAACTGGCCGTCACATGCTGCAAT ATGAACGCAACGCGCCGTCCGTCCTTTTCCCAGATCGTAgtggagctggagaggagagagtctGAGAGAGCACAGAAAGACCAGCCAGTAGTCAAGC atgttACCCCAGAAATCGGGCCCCTGCGCAGGGGATCTCTGTGTCTCCTGACCGATCTGCGCCTCTGCCGCAGCAAATCAGACATGCTGCACCCCCCGGCCACACCTCCCTCCACGACTTTAGCACCTCCCACCCGGATCAACCCATTCTCTCAGCGGGAGGACCTCAAGGGGGGGAAGATCAAGCTGTTCGACACCCCCAGCAAGTCGGTCATCTCCCTGACCTTCACGCTGCCCCCGCCTCAGGACCCCTACAGCAGCCCGTCTTCATCGGAGGCCGAGGGCAATGAGCCGCCCAGGAGGCACAGGCGCTGCCAGTCGCTGCCCTGCACCCCCCCGCCTCACCTCACGTCGGCACCAAATACCGTCCTCACTGAGGACAAGGAATCTCCGTCTCAAATGGACACTGTGAACGGTGCGAGCGAGGAAGAGAGACTGAtgtcaggtgaggaggaggaggaggaggccggagagaggaagagcgcGACCAACCCGACAGGCGACTCAGGTCTCCCTCTGTCCTTTGAACCTGTGACGCTGGAACTGCTGGACCAAAAGAAAGacaacgaggaggaggaggaggaggaggaggaggagctcatgGACTGCACCAGCTCCCCAGACACACAAGACAGCGCCTCGTCGTCTTACTCCAAACTCTCCCCTCCTCCGTCCCAATCCTCGACCCCCTTCCAACCCTCAACTCCTCCTTTTACAAATGGCTGGGGGTCCGCCATCTCCAACGGGCCTCCTTGCCTGCCGCCCCTCTCTCATTTGGAGAACAACAACGTGGTCATCAGTCGACCCCTGGGCTGGGGCAGCAACAGCACCACCAACGGCTACCACTCCCCAAACGACGACGATCCCGCCGGCCCATCGCCGTTCGGCTCCGACAGCGGCCACTCCTTAGACCAGGAGGAGGTGATCTCCTGTCCCGGCTGCTGCTTGGCCGGCCTCCGCTTCCCGTCCCTGTGTCTCAGAGCTCCACCGCGCAGAAACCCCTACAAGAACCTGAACGGGGACCACGCCGCGTCTCACGGGCTGCTCTGCCCGGGACCCAAGGGCCTGCCGCCCTCCCCGACccccacaaccaccaccaccagcctaGAGCCGGGACTCACCCTGCCTGGGGCGCAAACATAG
- the tesk1b gene encoding dual specificity testis-specific protein kinase 2 isoform X2 — translation MEMEMEMERVEPEQEGAEPPIHSIHGPNRIRPSSYRALRSAVSSLARIDDFICEKIGAGFFSEVFKVQHRVSGQVMALKMNTMASNRANMLREVQLMNRLSHPNILRFIGVCVHEGQLHALTEYINGGNLEQLLDSDVYLSWNVRISLALDIARGLQYLHSKGIFHRDLTSKNCLVRWESGVCTAVVGDFGLAEKIPEYSESEDQEPLAVVGSPYWMAPEVLRGEVYNEKVDVFAYGIILCEIIARIQADPDILPRTEDFGLDVENFQHMVGDCPPDFLELAVTCCNMNATRRPSFSQIVVELERRESERAQKDQPVVKRESSDVTPEIGPLRRGSLCLLTDLRLCRSKSDMLHPPATPPSTTLAPPTRINPFSQREDLKGGKIKLFDTPSKSVISLTFTLPPPQDPYSSPSSSEAEGNEPPRRHRRCQSLPCTPPPHLTSAPNTVLTEDKESPSQMDTVNGASEEERLMSGEEEEEEAGERKSATNPTGDSGLPLSFEPVTLELLDQKKDNEEEEEEEEEELMDCTSSPDTQDSASSSYSKLSPPPSQSSTPFQPSTPPFTNGWGSAISNGPPCLPPLSHLENNNVVISRPLGWGSNSTTNGYHSPNDDDPAGPSPFGSDSGHSLDQEEVISCPGCCLAGLRFPSLCLRAPPRRNPYKNLNGDHAASHGLLCPGPKGLPPSPTPTTTTTSLEPGLTLPGAQT, via the exons atggagatggagatggagatggagagggtcGAGCCGGAGCAGGAGGGAGCAGAGCCGCCCATCCACAGCATCCACGGACCCAACCGGATCAGACCGTCCTCCTACCGGGCTCTGCGCAGCGCCGTGTCCAGCCTGGCCCGCATAGATGACTTCATCTGCGAGAAGATTGGTGCAGGGTTCTTCTCAGAGGTGTTCAAG GTGCAGCACCGAGTGTCCGGCCAGGTGATGGCACTGAAGATGAACACCATGGCGAGTAACAGAGCCAACATGCTCAGGGAGGTCCAGCTCATGAACCGACTCTCGCACCCCAACATACtcag gtTTATAggagtgtgtgtccatgagggaCAGCTCCACGCTCTCACAGAG TATATCAATGGTGGCAACCTGGAGCAGCTGTTGGACAGCGATGTGTATTTGTCGTGGAACGTCAGGATCAGCCTGGCCCTGGACATCGCCCGGGGACTGCAGTACCTCCACAGCAAGGGCATCTTCCACCGGGACCTCACCTCCAAG AACTGCCTGGTGCGCTGGGAGAGCGGTGTGTGCACGGCCGTGGTGGGGGACTTTGGCCTGGCGGAGAAAATCCCAGAGTACAG CGAGTCAGAGGACCAGGAGCCCCTGGCTGTCGTCGGCTCCCCCTACTGGATGGCTCCAGAAGTGCTGAGAGGAGAAGTTTATAATGAGAAG GTGGATGTGTTTGCATACGGCATCATCCTGTGTGAGATTATTGCGAGGATACAGGCCGACCCCGACATCCTGCCACGCACCGAG gACTTTGGTCTGGATGTGGAGAACTTCCAGCACATGGTGGGAGACTGTCCTCCTGACTTCCTGGAACTGGCCGTCACATGCTGCAAT ATGAACGCAACGCGCCGTCCGTCCTTTTCCCAGATCGTAgtggagctggagaggagagagtctGAGAGAGCACAGAAAGACCAGCCAGTAGTCAAGCGTGAGTCATCAG atgttACCCCAGAAATCGGGCCCCTGCGCAGGGGATCTCTGTGTCTCCTGACCGATCTGCGCCTCTGCCGCAGCAAATCAGACATGCTGCACCCCCCGGCCACACCTCCCTCCACGACTTTAGCACCTCCCACCCGGATCAACCCATTCTCTCAGCGGGAGGACCTCAAGGGGGGGAAGATCAAGCTGTTCGACACCCCCAGCAAGTCGGTCATCTCCCTGACCTTCACGCTGCCCCCGCCTCAGGACCCCTACAGCAGCCCGTCTTCATCGGAGGCCGAGGGCAATGAGCCGCCCAGGAGGCACAGGCGCTGCCAGTCGCTGCCCTGCACCCCCCCGCCTCACCTCACGTCGGCACCAAATACCGTCCTCACTGAGGACAAGGAATCTCCGTCTCAAATGGACACTGTGAACGGTGCGAGCGAGGAAGAGAGACTGAtgtcaggtgaggaggaggaggaggaggccggagagaggaagagcgcGACCAACCCGACAGGCGACTCAGGTCTCCCTCTGTCCTTTGAACCTGTGACGCTGGAACTGCTGGACCAAAAGAAAGacaacgaggaggaggaggaggaggaggaggaggagctcatgGACTGCACCAGCTCCCCAGACACACAAGACAGCGCCTCGTCGTCTTACTCCAAACTCTCCCCTCCTCCGTCCCAATCCTCGACCCCCTTCCAACCCTCAACTCCTCCTTTTACAAATGGCTGGGGGTCCGCCATCTCCAACGGGCCTCCTTGCCTGCCGCCCCTCTCTCATTTGGAGAACAACAACGTGGTCATCAGTCGACCCCTGGGCTGGGGCAGCAACAGCACCACCAACGGCTACCACTCCCCAAACGACGACGATCCCGCCGGCCCATCGCCGTTCGGCTCCGACAGCGGCCACTCCTTAGACCAGGAGGAGGTGATCTCCTGTCCCGGCTGCTGCTTGGCCGGCCTCCGCTTCCCGTCCCTGTGTCTCAGAGCTCCACCGCGCAGAAACCCCTACAAGAACCTGAACGGGGACCACGCCGCGTCTCACGGGCTGCTCTGCCCGGGACCCAAGGGCCTGCCGCCCTCCCCGACccccacaaccaccaccaccagcctaGAGCCGGGACTCACCCTGCCTGGGGCGCAAACATAG
- the tesk1b gene encoding dual specificity testis-specific protein kinase 2 isoform X1 yields the protein MEMEMEMERVEPEQEGAEPPIHSIHGPNRIRPSSYRALRSAVSSLARIDDFICEKIGAGFFSEVFKVQHRVSGQVMALKMNTMASNRANMLREVQLMNRLSHPNILRFIGVCVHEGQLHALTEYINGGNLEQLLDSDVYLSWNVRISLALDIARGLQYLHSKGIFHRDLTSKNCLVRWESGVCTAVVGDFGLAEKIPEYSESEDQEPLAVVGSPYWMAPEVLRGEVYNEKVDVFAYGIILCEIIARIQADPDILPRTEDFGLDVENFQHMVGDCPPDFLELAVTCCNMNATRRPSFSQIVVELERRESERAQKDQPVVKRESSGDVTPEIGPLRRGSLCLLTDLRLCRSKSDMLHPPATPPSTTLAPPTRINPFSQREDLKGGKIKLFDTPSKSVISLTFTLPPPQDPYSSPSSSEAEGNEPPRRHRRCQSLPCTPPPHLTSAPNTVLTEDKESPSQMDTVNGASEEERLMSGEEEEEEAGERKSATNPTGDSGLPLSFEPVTLELLDQKKDNEEEEEEEEEELMDCTSSPDTQDSASSSYSKLSPPPSQSSTPFQPSTPPFTNGWGSAISNGPPCLPPLSHLENNNVVISRPLGWGSNSTTNGYHSPNDDDPAGPSPFGSDSGHSLDQEEVISCPGCCLAGLRFPSLCLRAPPRRNPYKNLNGDHAASHGLLCPGPKGLPPSPTPTTTTTSLEPGLTLPGAQT from the exons atggagatggagatggagatggagagggtcGAGCCGGAGCAGGAGGGAGCAGAGCCGCCCATCCACAGCATCCACGGACCCAACCGGATCAGACCGTCCTCCTACCGGGCTCTGCGCAGCGCCGTGTCCAGCCTGGCCCGCATAGATGACTTCATCTGCGAGAAGATTGGTGCAGGGTTCTTCTCAGAGGTGTTCAAG GTGCAGCACCGAGTGTCCGGCCAGGTGATGGCACTGAAGATGAACACCATGGCGAGTAACAGAGCCAACATGCTCAGGGAGGTCCAGCTCATGAACCGACTCTCGCACCCCAACATACtcag gtTTATAggagtgtgtgtccatgagggaCAGCTCCACGCTCTCACAGAG TATATCAATGGTGGCAACCTGGAGCAGCTGTTGGACAGCGATGTGTATTTGTCGTGGAACGTCAGGATCAGCCTGGCCCTGGACATCGCCCGGGGACTGCAGTACCTCCACAGCAAGGGCATCTTCCACCGGGACCTCACCTCCAAG AACTGCCTGGTGCGCTGGGAGAGCGGTGTGTGCACGGCCGTGGTGGGGGACTTTGGCCTGGCGGAGAAAATCCCAGAGTACAG CGAGTCAGAGGACCAGGAGCCCCTGGCTGTCGTCGGCTCCCCCTACTGGATGGCTCCAGAAGTGCTGAGAGGAGAAGTTTATAATGAGAAG GTGGATGTGTTTGCATACGGCATCATCCTGTGTGAGATTATTGCGAGGATACAGGCCGACCCCGACATCCTGCCACGCACCGAG gACTTTGGTCTGGATGTGGAGAACTTCCAGCACATGGTGGGAGACTGTCCTCCTGACTTCCTGGAACTGGCCGTCACATGCTGCAAT ATGAACGCAACGCGCCGTCCGTCCTTTTCCCAGATCGTAgtggagctggagaggagagagtctGAGAGAGCACAGAAAGACCAGCCAGTAGTCAAGCGTGAGTCATCAGGTG atgttACCCCAGAAATCGGGCCCCTGCGCAGGGGATCTCTGTGTCTCCTGACCGATCTGCGCCTCTGCCGCAGCAAATCAGACATGCTGCACCCCCCGGCCACACCTCCCTCCACGACTTTAGCACCTCCCACCCGGATCAACCCATTCTCTCAGCGGGAGGACCTCAAGGGGGGGAAGATCAAGCTGTTCGACACCCCCAGCAAGTCGGTCATCTCCCTGACCTTCACGCTGCCCCCGCCTCAGGACCCCTACAGCAGCCCGTCTTCATCGGAGGCCGAGGGCAATGAGCCGCCCAGGAGGCACAGGCGCTGCCAGTCGCTGCCCTGCACCCCCCCGCCTCACCTCACGTCGGCACCAAATACCGTCCTCACTGAGGACAAGGAATCTCCGTCTCAAATGGACACTGTGAACGGTGCGAGCGAGGAAGAGAGACTGAtgtcaggtgaggaggaggaggaggaggccggagagaggaagagcgcGACCAACCCGACAGGCGACTCAGGTCTCCCTCTGTCCTTTGAACCTGTGACGCTGGAACTGCTGGACCAAAAGAAAGacaacgaggaggaggaggaggaggaggaggaggagctcatgGACTGCACCAGCTCCCCAGACACACAAGACAGCGCCTCGTCGTCTTACTCCAAACTCTCCCCTCCTCCGTCCCAATCCTCGACCCCCTTCCAACCCTCAACTCCTCCTTTTACAAATGGCTGGGGGTCCGCCATCTCCAACGGGCCTCCTTGCCTGCCGCCCCTCTCTCATTTGGAGAACAACAACGTGGTCATCAGTCGACCCCTGGGCTGGGGCAGCAACAGCACCACCAACGGCTACCACTCCCCAAACGACGACGATCCCGCCGGCCCATCGCCGTTCGGCTCCGACAGCGGCCACTCCTTAGACCAGGAGGAGGTGATCTCCTGTCCCGGCTGCTGCTTGGCCGGCCTCCGCTTCCCGTCCCTGTGTCTCAGAGCTCCACCGCGCAGAAACCCCTACAAGAACCTGAACGGGGACCACGCCGCGTCTCACGGGCTGCTCTGCCCGGGACCCAAGGGCCTGCCGCCCTCCCCGACccccacaaccaccaccaccagcctaGAGCCGGGACTCACCCTGCCTGGGGCGCAAACATAG